Below is a window of Hemiscyllium ocellatum isolate sHemOce1 chromosome 8, sHemOce1.pat.X.cur, whole genome shotgun sequence DNA.
GTTATCATTAGGAGTTTCAAATTAAATTGCCCAATCAGGTTTTCAGCGTAATCTTTTGAAAGGTCACATATTTTGATTTGACTATAAAATGCATTCCTTTGTTGTGATACTCCATAATTCATATTTTCACATATCCTATGACCTTCAAAATAAACAATTGTAACTTCTAATGCCACCCAGATGGATTGAGACAGTATCTGAATTAGCATAAGTATTTTTTCTATACTCACGGGATGTGagcgttgctggctgggccagcatttcttgccaatTCCTGTTGTCCTTcagaagatgatggtgaactaccttcttgaaccactgtataTCCATCTCTTGCAGGTTTACACACAATACTGTTAGggaaagagttccaggattttgaccttgcAACAACTAAGAAGCAAGgacatatttccaattcaggctgagtgtggcttggagaggatcttgcaggtggtggtgtttccatgtatctgtctTTTGAGATGGTAGGGGTCGTGGATttaggtgctgtctaaggagctctggtgaatttctgcagtacattttgGAGATGGTGCACACTGTTGTTCATGttcattggtggtggaggaactgaatgttcgtggatgtggtgccagaCACACAGATTGCTTTGTCATGGTTAGTGTCAAACTtcaggagtgttgttggagctgctctcaTTCAGGCAggtggagagtattccaccacactcctgacttgcgctttgcagatggtggaaaggctttggtgagtcaggaggcaagttactcactgcaggattcctagcctttgtTATTTTCAATTTACCAGAGCAGCACTGTCAAATGCAAACATTGGATTGGTTTCATTGTGTTTGCCTGGGACTATAATGAATGTTCAATCTTACTTTCAgggtctaatttttaaaaaaagatcctGTTATGCTTCAGGTGACAAAAACCTGTATTCAAGAATCAAATAACAAACATATTATATTAGATCTGCTAGTAAGTTAACAGATTAAATATATAGCTGCAAAGGGTGAAAATGTTCTTGTTTCCCCTTATATTACTTGGATTGACCGTGTACTGCATATCTAGGAGCCTCTGCCATAGAGAAAGCAGAATATCCTGTGATTCTACAGTAGGGCATGGTATTGTTTGTGTACTATTGTAAGCAAAAACAGGAAAAAGCTATTCAAAGCCTGATGTTTGCATTTTATATCTTGGATTCATAACAATAGATGATTGATGccccacattggaactaatgttttttaaaaaaaggaaaactttCTCAGTTGACATATTCACGATCTGAAGTTATGTTTCTTAATTTCGAGAGTGATTTATAAAGAAAATGATTGTGTGATATGTAAAGATAACAGATTTCCATATTATTTGTGATGTCATCTGACCCTTCAGCATATCTGAATTTGTGATACAGGATTTAAAACCTCTGCAAAAGTTGTTATATACACATTCTATGAATTCCAAAGGACTGATTGTAATTGATCAGAAAATGTGAGGAATAGATTCAACTGCTGTCAGAATTGTGCCACGGGAACATTATGCCTTTATTATAATAAACATATTATAACAATTATTTTAGTAAGATGAAGACAGAGTAAAGTATGATCAAATAAAAGGTCAAAAAGATTTGGTAATGGTGTTCCTGTGTTCAAAGTCACATGGGACTAGACAAAAAAGATGGAGACAAACTGACCCATTGGTGAAATGGCCAGAGTGCACTAATTTGAAGTGAATggcataaaaaaaacagaaggatGAGCTGTGATTAGAAATGAGTTGGgtgaaggcagattcaattgtggcttccaaaagggaattggatagttacttgaagaaatttacaaggatgcggGAAAAAGGCCAAGAAGTGGactatttaatgtggaaaagatggatcaaatggcctcctgttTTGTAAGCATTCTATTATCCGATGATTCTGAAAAATGTTTGAAAGTAATTAATGGATTGTTGAGAAAGTGAAGTAATTGGTCTGGATTTTGCTGTGACTATATGAGTGTCTTTATCTCCCACTCTCTGACTTTTGTTTGGACTTTTAGTGAGTGATTGTAGAGTTTTCATTCATCCAGTATGTGTTTTAAATTTATACCCTCTACAGCATGATAAATCCTGTTTAAACAAGGTCAAGCATCACCAGttagattgatttggagatgctggtattggactgaagtggacaaagttgaaaaatctcacaacaccaggttatagtccgacaggtttaattggaagcgctggCTTTtgtagcactgctccttcatcagctggttgtcctgatgaaagagcagcgctccgaaagctagtgcttccaattaaacctgtcggactataacccaGTTAGATTGAGGAATTCTTACTAAAATGGGTAGACCACAATAATAgtagttttaaaaaaatatatataaaatgtATTTAGATCATTGTGCGTGAACTGAAATCAAGATTAgaatatgtggataggaaggaCATGAAAAAACATTGTAGGTTGCAGCATTAATTTTCTTATGAGGGAATGTGACTGcgctaaatgaatttttttcccACGGTCAGAAAGGTTTCTTTTTATATGTTTGCGAGTGTGACATGTTTGAATGGGCCAGCAATTATTACCCAACCTTAACTACCCTtgaaaggtagtggtgagctgccattttTAACTGCAGCATGCTTTGGGACTGTGGAAagagagttctaggattttgaactAGTGACAGTGAGGAATGCTGAttcagttccaagtcaggatgatgtgtgacttgTAAGGGGACTTGTAGGttgtgttcccatgaatctgctccTCTTAACCTTCTAGGTGGTgcaggttgtgggtttggatggtgctgccAAAGGAGCCTGGATGAGTTTTTATATTGCATCTTACCTTCTACTGTAAGttggtgaagggactgaatgttgaaagtggtggcTTAGGAAGGGTTGGTTTTTCCTGGATATTGTTGAGTATCCTGGGCATGTTGGAAATGCAGCCTTCTAGTCAAATGAGAACATTCTATCTCACTCCTGACTGGTCTTGTAGATGAACAACGGGAGAAAGTATTGCAGAATTCagagcttctgacctgctcttattcAGCAGTTATCACTGCGTTGTTTCAAAAACTCAGTAACTCTTGATTGAACAGGCCCTGATTTGGTCATCCATCTTAGTGTGAGAATACTGGGTACCTAACCCATGACAATGATCTCTGTACATATTTCAGTGCAAAAGATTACAACTTGTGGAGAGGCAGGATATCATTTACAGCAGTTTCCAGGTTTTACTTTTAATCGTGTATATGTGGTGGATAGCAGTTGAATTTGGTTTTACCTAGTAATAATGGCAAGTGCTGACAGCCATACTGTTACTAGCACAGCAGAATCCATACTATTAGCCCAGATCACCTGAGGATGTGCCGTGCTTGAGATGCAAGACTGTTGATTCCACAGGAAGtcggattttttttttgccaactcATTACTTGCAGGTGATCTATTAGCCTGGGAGCATTCATGATCTGAAGTTATGGATTTTATATTGTTTCACTGAGTCACTCACTTGTAAAATATCATGTAATGATAATCTGTGTTTGTGGTTCGTGTTTTAAAGCTGATATGATTATAATGTCCTATTTATGTTTGGTtatacagattttttttaattcaatagTTAATGGTTCATTATTTTACTGATAACAAAAATAGTAGTTATTTTGTCAAAGATTGATATGTTTTACATAGTACTTTAAAAGTTTCTTTATAAAGGAAAgtgaattttaatttaattttgttaactgttCTATCTATTACATGCTTCAATGTAGTTTAGAAGATATTGCACAATAGAAGTATTAATTCGTTGTCTTTTTCCTCAACAGAGGTTAATAGACAAGTCACGAGTAACCTGTGTTAAATGGGTGCCTGGTTCAGAAAGCCTGTTTTTAGTGTCTCATTCCAGTGGCAATATGTACTTGTATAATGTGGAACATTCTTGTGGTACCACAGCACCGCATTATCAGCCATTGAAACAAGGAGACAATTATGCAGTTCACACTTGTAAAAGCAAATCTACAAGAAACCCTTTACTCAAATGGACAGTTGGAGAGGGGGCTCTGAATGAATTTGCATTCTCTCCTGATGGGAAGTACCTTGCTTGTGTAAGTCAGGATGGATTTCTCCGTGTGTTTAACTTTGATTCAGTGGAGTTACATGGTACAATGAAAAGTTACTTTGGAGGACTGCTATGTGTGTGTTGGAGTCCAGATGGAAAATACATTGTAACAGGTGGAGAGGATGATCTGGTGACCGTGTGGTCTTTTATAGACTGTCGTGTAATAGCCAGGGGACATGGACATAAGTCATGGGTCAGTGTTGTTGCATTTGATCCGTATACCACTAGTGTAGAAGAAAATGATCCTATGGAGTTCAGTGGGAGTGATGAGGACTTCCAAGACCAAATACACTTTGGCAGAGATCGAGCAAATAGTACACAATCTAGGTTGTCAAAAAGGAATTCTACAGACAGTCGCCCTGTAAGTGTCACGTACAGGTTTGGATCTGTTGGCCAAGACacacagctttgtttgtgggattTGACGGAAGATATTTTGTTCCCTCACCAACCTCTTTCACGTGCTCGGACACACACAAATGTGATGAATGCCACAAGCCCATCTGCTGGAAATGTTGCAACCAGCACTGGAAGCAATGGCAACAGCAGCATCACAACAACACCCAGCAACTCTttacctccacctcttcctcgATCAAATAGCCTTCCACATTCAGCAGTTACAAATGTCAATAACAAAAGCAGCGTCATGGATGGTGCAATTGCTTCTggagtcagtaagtttgcaaccTTATCACTACACGACCGCAAGGAAAGACACCATGAGAAGGATCACAAACGAAATCACAGCATGGGCCACATTTCCAGCAAAAGCAGCGACAAGCTAAACCTAGTCACCAAAACTAAAATGGACTCCGCTAAGACTCTTGGAACTTCTCTCTGCCCTAGAATGGATGATGTGCCCTTGTTAGAGCCTCTTATCTGTAAAAAGATAGCACATGAAAGACTGACTGTGTTAATATTTCTTGAAGACTGTATAGTCACTGCCTGTCAAGAGGGATTTATTTGCACATGGGCAAGGCCTGGTAAAGTGGTAAGTCTGAGCTCTTAGACCTAAGTTATAAAAAAAATAAGTTCAGTCATTTCCTCTTTTGGagcaaataaattattttcaaaaagCTGCTTTTGACCAAAATTATGGTTTCCTTTTCATAGCCACTGTTAATTCCAAATATTGTCATATATTGATTATTCTGCAGTGACTTGCTCTTGAGGCAATAGTAAAAATACTAATAAACCATGAAATGTagtaaatatatttttttaaattccaaaatgACAAGGTGTAATCTCTTTCACCAGGCCTGCCATTTCAGGTCCACAGTGTGGAGTGATTACAACATAATTTGCAGAAAACATTGGGCCATCTTTATTATCATTCACACTACTGTGGTCTGTTAGATTTATTGTATTCCATTTATTTCTTGCCCTTCACAAATGAAATTCATAGATGAGGATGGACTTCCCTTTCACTAATATAAAGTATCAAAatggttgtgtatgtgtgtgtgtgtgtgtgtgtatatatatatataaatatatatatatatatttatagatGTGTATATATACATATGTCTGTGTATATAGAGATATATATCTCTGTATATGAAAAGCATCATTTCTAAAAGGAtaattttttttctaatgaagGTTAAGTGCTTCTATAAATGGAGTAATGTGTATAATAACTTGTCTTAAACATGGGGTATATTTATCATGTCCTGTATTAACTactactgtacatctctgtaaaAAGTTGTGCATGTTTTAATGATCTGGTGTGTACCAGAACAATCCACAATTTTTACAGTGGAATTCAGTGAGATGTCAATTTCTTTAATTCACAGTTTGGACAAGAAGACCAGTGAATACTGCTAGTGTATATTAAATGAATGTATGCTGTATATAAAGGCTGTTGTTTCAGTTTTTCTGACTGTGGTAACAAGATTTTGTTTACAATAAGTGTCCTCATGTCTGAAAATGATAGCTTTTGAATCTAAAGCTGCAAGCTCACTACAGTCATTAACATTGTAATTTTTttggcacatttttaaaaaaaaaatcattttgttttaaaaccttTATTATTGTACATGCAAAAGTGGGATAAGAATATACTTTGCACAATTATCTAATTTTTAAAAGGTAAATATTTCTGATTTATTTCTCCCATTACTAAGAAAATGAAATTATGACTGcaccattttaattttatttatgtTGAAAGCATGCTGGCAATCAACTAATCTCAAATTTGAGTTAATACAATAACAATGAAATAAATATTAAGAGATGGATTTATGGTCTAGTGCTTTTCATAGTAATCTTAAATTGTCAATGATTTAATTGTCTGTTTATTAATAAAGAAAATGACTGTTTAAATTTAGAGCCTTATAAAATTTGAGCAGGTGTTAAAAGTTTAAATTCAGGTATTAACTCGTTATTTAACATTCATTTCCCAAAGAACTTGTATGATTGTTGATAAAATTGAGTTTTTCTTGCAATATCTGTGAAATCTCTAATGTATGCACATTTCAGGCACCTGCTTTCTGATTGcaatgaatttgtggtggatggATAATGTAATAGAGtaattttgctttatttttaaaatacattggGTTTGTTCTTCAATAGCATTTGTTTCACCAGGATTTTTTTAAATATACGGACTTGCAGactgagcatttttttttctttctaaagAAAATTGGAATTTCTGCCTCTTGCTGTTGCTGATCTTTCCATTTGCATTGATTGTTGAGTTGCTGTCATCCAAAGGCATCGAACTATTTTATTTTATGTATAAATTAAGGTTTGTCACTACACCTAGCTATCAGACGTGCTCCTATTGACTTTGGTTGTGTGACATTGCAATATGTTTGTAATAACTAAATTCATGAAAATATTACAAATATTTCTTAATTCTTTGCAGTGCCATTGTAACACCAATGATCTATTGTTGCACAATATGATCAGTCTGTAATGATGTTTTACATTTAACATTTCTTATTGTGTTTAATGGATCAAGAAGGACACAGAGTTTATCAAGCTTGACTTTATAGGTGGTGTAAATATTGCAAGTTATCTGAAATATGCAGATTTAAATATTtaatacattttaaaagtaaatatGCAACTTGTATTTTATGGATTCATTACAGTTTCCTAAATTGACTATTATATGGTGATTAGGTGTTTTTTTCGGCCTTAACCTAATTATATCCATAAAGACAACCAGATAAGAATTTGTTATCATTGCCACTGCATCTTGGTTTCTTTCACCTGAAAATGGTTTTTGATCAGTCATTATTTGCTGTAGCAGGGTACCATTTGGTGTTTACCTTTAGTCAATCCTGCTGTTCAATCAGGATGATGTTTTACTCTGCAAGCTATTAGAAGCATAAGTTGATAAAACTAAATTGAGGAAAACTGAGCATCTTTGACCTGATTAAATAAGGCAAGTTGAATGATTGTGAAATTAATATCAAAGGACTTGAGTGTAAATTAGATTAAGAATTTCCTGTCTATCAAATGTcaagaaaaaaagtgaaaaattgcAATGAGGGGAAAAATAGACAAATgaacaatttgtttttaaaagtaagTTCTAAATTTTGCAATTTTACAATCCCTGACAATTAAAACCTAAAGGAACCCCGCATTTGCAATGGTTAATTTTCAAAGCCAGAGGTGGTTTGATGGTAATTGTCATTTACACATTATTAAAGTGTAATTGGATTGAAATGTCAAAACTTTATATTCTGCGACAAGTTTAGTTTGTAACTACTTGTTCAAGTGCAGTAACATGACGTCCACTACGTTGCAATGGGCATACAAACGGCAAGATGCTAATTTCATGAAGCTAACAGTACAGCTGTGAGACTTAGACAGCAACATTTGTATTCCAATGTTTAACCATGCCTCAGTCTGCACTTGAATTTACTGAGACATGCATGCATAAATAATGGAGAACTCCATCGCCCCCATTGCATTTTGGTAGCAAGTAATGACCCAGTACCTCAAATAGTAATTCCATGCACATATGAATGGATGCTGTTAATTGTTGTCTGATTCCCATCAGTCTACCCCTGCTGGGATCATGGGTAGTTTGATTTCGAACTAAGGTACTATTGTCCATACCATATTTTTCTGAAATAGCATTCAGAGCTAGTGGTAAGCAACACCAGCAATGATTGCAGAAGAGACCATACAACCCACTAAAGGTTACAATTTGAGATAGGGGGAAAACATTTTTATTCAGTAGGTTAACCAGAGGTTTTTTAGATAATGGACtatgaataaaagaatgagatcataaatcaaatttatttttaatacaGCACTAATAGGTATTGGAAGCTGTATACTTGGAGCTATGTAAGTTGCAATCAAAGAAAGTGCACAACTGCTTAGTCTAGTAGTAGTTAACTTTTAGAGGGATCTACAGTAAGGATGTTGTAAGCTTAACAGCAAAAGAGAATTTTAGCCTATATTAAAACAAGCCGCCATCATTGGGCAGAAGTCAACAAAAGCCTCTTTCTTTTGAAATGCTTGAACTTAGAACTTAATCATTTACCTCTCAACATTAAGATGTGTAATTGGGATTAAGAAACTGATACTGTTTTGTACTATATAACTAACGTATGCATATTGATTTCACTGGTGATCATTTTGTTACCTTAAAAGAAGTGACAATGTTCCTTTGTATCAATTAAATCACTCTTAAAGGTGATGtatttttaattcaaattctgTCTTTGCTACCCTGATCCATGGCAgctacacccccaccccacacaactCTAGCAGTATTTTGTGTAGCTGAATAAGCTTCATGTTTCTTCATCTCTTGGCACCAGTGCTGATTTACAGAAATTAGAAGATCTGGTATTTGGTTTTCTCCCTCAGGTATTGCTCTACTTAGTGATCTAGAAAGAAACAATTTCATTGTGCACActgacaaatggaactggattGTCATGCACAATCTGAGAGATGTGAAATGAAGACCTTATGGGGAGTTCAGTGTCTTCTTTAAAATGTACATGTTCAAAATGTTGTTCTTCAGCCTGTCCCTTTGCTCGCAGTACATAACTGCTTTATTATGGAGGGATGCAGCTTCCAGCACCAAACTATATGCAGTGTTGGTTTGCTGAATTTTCTGCACGTTTAAAACAAATCAAGCCACTTCTAAAATATATTTCACCAAGATTTAGAAAACCACTGTAAAAGCTGTTCTGCTTCAGCCATTTGATGAAAAGTGCATCGTTATTGTGCAGAACATAAAAATGTGGTTAATGCAGTATGAATGGTGAGTAACTGATTGAAATTTCAGTTTCTTTAATTGTTTTGATGCACTAAGCTTTCATAATTATGAATGGAATTATTTTCAATGCTTTGAAACATTAACAGTTTGCTAATGTATTAAACTTAATAATTTTGAAGCTTTGTGTATGCATGCAGTTTCTAAATGTAAAATACTCTGCAGATCCTTTGATATATAGGAAAGCTGAAGTGTAGACTAGTGTCCATTGCCATTAATTCAGCTGCTGAAAGATGCCCTGAGTGACTCTGACTTTGTCCTTTTGTCTACATAGTGCTTTTTATAAGGACAGGTTTGCGGCAAATGGTTGTTGGGAATTATCAGACTAGAAGAATTTAACTGACTGTTCTGCCCATGGGCAAATCAAATTTTCCCAATGGCTTAAAAATCTAATATCCTAATCTTATAAAATCTATTGTTCACTTCTTGAACTAATATaggacacagcattccaaaagacTTGGGTTACAGGAGGAAGAAGTTCA
It encodes the following:
- the wdr20a gene encoding WD repeat-containing protein 20 isoform X1; amino-acid sequence: MATEGGGKEMNEIKTQFTTREGVYKVLTHSEYSRPNRVPFNSQGSNPVKVSFVNVNDQSGNGDRICFNVGRELYFYIYKGVRKAADLSKPIDKRIYKGTQPTCHDFNHLTATAESVSLLVGFSAGQVQLIDPVKKETSKLFNEERLIDKSRVTCVKWVPGSESLFLVSHSSGNMYLYNVEHSCGTTAPHYQPLKQGDNYAVHTCKSKSTRNPLLKWTVGEGALNEFAFSPDGKYLACVSQDGFLRVFNFDSVELHGTMKSYFGGLLCVCWSPDGKYIVTGGEDDLVTVWSFIDCRVIARGHGHKSWVSVVAFDPYTTSVEENDPMEFSGSDEDFQDQIHFGRDRANSTQSRLSKRNSTDSRPVSVTYRFGSVGQDTQLCLWDLTEDILFPHQPLSRARTHTNVMNATSPSAGNVATSTGSNGNSSITTTPSNSLPPPLPRSNSLPHSAVTNVNNKSSVMDGAIASGVSKFATLSLHDRKERHHEKDHKRNHSMGHISSKSSDKLNLVTKTKMDSAKTLGTSLCPRMDDVPLLEPLICKKIAHERLTVLIFLEDCIVTACQEGFICTWARPGKVGLMSSQNQANSPSGTVV